A stretch of the Kushneria konosiri genome encodes the following:
- a CDS encoding ATP-binding protein encodes MPQNVNEYPWPRKSPVRLNTLAALLAFMTILASLVVAYGVFSDQLWRGITRVQQDRVVNVATTLSRSREVIEALSRDVPPSPDSDIEQRMETLRELLNVNFIVIVNPQSIRLTHPNREWIGHHFRGGDEGPALEGKRYASLAIGTLGTSIRGFSPVRNDEGDIIGAVSVGVTLSHLAPLRAASHKRLLFLFLAILAIGGLGSAWLARTIRRRLMGMEPDDIARLVAERRVTLDAIHEGVIAVDARARVTLINPAARSLLGDLNASRIRLGEKLDVLLPPSGSEHQALSDRPMINRRMALGGQSFLGNYQPMQADGRLVGAVMTFRDSHEMQALAEELTGVRRYAEALRATTHEFKNKLHVILGLAQLEDLPALRNYLQELVDYRHAVSESIVERIREPVLAGFLIGKQSEAREKGITLSVEAETPIPQASDGATVHALVSIIGNLLENAFEALDTCDDPCVAIHMALESRTLSLQIQDNGDGIALERQTQIFEHGVSSKGERRGLGLFLVREQVDAVEGSLSLYSSPGQGTLIEVSYPYDPANGTAEAANGRTRQ; translated from the coding sequence ATGCCGCAAAATGTGAATGAATATCCCTGGCCGCGCAAGTCGCCGGTCCGTCTGAATACTCTGGCGGCGCTGCTGGCCTTTATGACCATCCTGGCGTCACTGGTCGTGGCCTACGGTGTGTTCAGCGACCAGCTCTGGCGCGGTATTACGCGTGTTCAGCAGGATCGCGTGGTCAACGTGGCCACGACGCTGTCACGTAGTCGTGAGGTCATCGAGGCGCTGAGCCGTGACGTACCCCCTTCACCGGATTCCGATATCGAACAGCGCATGGAAACCCTGCGTGAGCTGCTCAATGTCAATTTCATCGTTATCGTGAATCCACAAAGCATTCGACTGACCCACCCCAACCGGGAATGGATCGGCCATCATTTCCGGGGCGGTGATGAGGGGCCGGCGCTTGAAGGCAAGCGTTATGCGTCGCTGGCGATCGGCACGCTGGGCACCAGCATTCGCGGCTTCTCCCCCGTGCGCAATGATGAGGGCGATATCATTGGTGCGGTCTCCGTCGGCGTGACGCTTTCACATCTGGCGCCCTTGCGGGCGGCCTCACACAAGCGGCTGCTGTTTCTCTTTCTGGCCATTCTTGCCATTGGTGGGCTGGGCTCGGCGTGGCTTGCGCGTACCATTCGTCGTCGCCTGATGGGCATGGAGCCTGACGATATCGCGCGCCTGGTAGCCGAGCGACGCGTCACGCTGGATGCCATTCATGAAGGCGTTATTGCCGTGGATGCCAGGGCTCGGGTGACGTTGATCAACCCGGCCGCACGCTCGCTTCTGGGGGATCTCAATGCGTCCAGGATTCGACTGGGCGAGAAGCTTGACGTGCTGCTGCCCCCCAGCGGCAGCGAGCATCAGGCCCTCAGTGATCGCCCCATGATCAATCGTCGCATGGCACTGGGAGGACAGTCCTTTCTGGGCAACTATCAGCCGATGCAGGCCGATGGTCGGCTGGTCGGGGCGGTCATGACCTTTCGTGACAGCCATGAAATGCAGGCGCTGGCTGAGGAGCTGACCGGCGTGCGGCGTTACGCCGAAGCGCTGCGGGCGACCACACACGAGTTCAAGAACAAGCTGCATGTCATTTTGGGGCTGGCTCAGTTGGAGGATCTGCCGGCGCTTCGAAACTATCTGCAGGAGCTGGTGGACTACCGCCATGCGGTGTCCGAGTCGATCGTTGAGCGTATCCGCGAGCCGGTGCTGGCGGGCTTTCTGATCGGCAAGCAGAGCGAGGCACGGGAGAAGGGCATCACGTTGAGCGTCGAGGCGGAAACCCCCATCCCTCAGGCCAGTGACGGCGCCACGGTGCACGCGCTGGTCAGTATCATCGGCAATCTGCTGGAAAATGCCTTTGAGGCGCTCGACACTTGCGACGACCCCTGTGTAGCCATTCACATGGCGCTGGAGTCACGCACGCTGTCACTGCAGATTCAGGACAACGGTGACGGTATTGCGCTCGAGCGCCAGACGCAGATTTTCGAACATGGGGTTTCCAGCAAGGGTGAGCGCCGCGGGCTGGGGCTCTTTCTGGTGCGCGAACAGGTCGATGCCGTCGAAGGCAGTCTGTCACTTTACTCATCGCCCGGGCAGGGCACGCTGATCGAGGTCAGCTATCCCTATGATCCTGCCAATGGTACTGCTGAGGCAGCAAACGGGCGAACACGTCAATGA
- a CDS encoding response regulator has product MRVLIVEDDPMVMKLNVDYLTRVGDMSLVGRCSDVTTALVVLERETVDVVLLDVYLGKRSGLEVAGWLRERDIDTDIILITAASETETVREARRLGVNDFLVKPFEFRRFREALETCRQRRDTLDILSDQVDQQTLDTLFRADSNAPRRLNGLPKGLTAHSLAQVCEAILALSQDEFSTEGLAEVAGMSRVSIRKYLKYLANLGLLTESFAYGQVGRPSFSYRCLDREALERIVN; this is encoded by the coding sequence ATGAGAGTATTGATCGTAGAAGATGACCCGATGGTCATGAAGCTCAATGTCGACTATCTCACCCGGGTCGGTGACATGTCGCTGGTGGGACGCTGCAGCGACGTGACCACGGCGCTGGTGGTACTGGAGCGCGAAACCGTCGATGTGGTGCTGCTCGACGTCTATCTGGGCAAAAGAAGCGGTCTGGAAGTGGCGGGCTGGCTGCGTGAGCGTGATATCGATACCGACATCATTCTGATCACGGCCGCCTCGGAAACCGAAACGGTACGCGAGGCAAGACGTCTGGGCGTCAACGATTTTCTGGTCAAGCCCTTCGAGTTCAGGCGCTTTCGCGAGGCGCTCGAAACCTGCCGACAGCGCCGTGATACGCTCGACATCCTGAGCGACCAGGTCGACCAGCAGACGCTGGATACCCTGTTTCGTGCCGACAGTAACGCGCCACGGCGTCTCAACGGCCTGCCCAAGGGATTGACCGCCCACAGTCTGGCCCAGGTCTGTGAGGCCATTCTGGCGCTGTCTCAGGACGAATTTTCCACCGAAGGACTGGCCGAGGTCGCCGGCATGTCGCGCGTGTCGATTCGAAAGTATCTCAAGTACCTGGCCAACCTGGGGCTTTTGACCGAGTCCTTCGCCTACGGCCAGGTCGGGCGGCCCTCGTTTTCCTACCGCTGTCTGGATCGTGAGGCGCTGGAGCGCATCGTCAACTAG
- the mnmC gene encoding bifunctional tRNA (5-methylaminomethyl-2-thiouridine)(34)-methyltransferase MnmD/FAD-dependent 5-carboxymethylaminomethyl-2-thiouridine(34) oxidoreductase MnmC — MSSNHSRVSFALQPAQLHWRDDNAPEAIDYGDVYFSREDGRRETEHVFIAGNHLITRWHDWPHARPFVIGETGFGSGLNVLCAAHAFLAHAPATARLHVVSTEQHPFTAEDLARALGHHEDFAGLVAALIDQWPPAMRGLHRLALHERITLDLHFGDAAESLEQLEGRVDAWFLDGFAPSKNPAMWSQPLFAALAGASREGTTFSTFTCAGVVKRGLRQAGFEIKKVPGFGRKREMLSGHMSDLPPEHERHSRRRRQTPWVIDAAPRQTSQNDHIAVIGAGIAGTSVAHALARRGRRVTLIDPTPPGSGASGNRQGALYIRPAVEVNEQSRFYLAALQYAQRFLSQVDPAQALWHPTGVLQLATSDREASRQQRCLNHWQLPESVVRGVDRKEAERLAGQTLAEDVRHGLYYAGAGWVRPDRLCAHLAEKDGITWHQAELEALTSTDTGHDLTLSDGTRLHADHVVLACADGASRLSPSGFLPLQAVRGQVSHYQLDEKTQALSPRCVVCAGGYAPPAWEGVQSLGASFSPNDRDLSLRDEDDAFNLGELTRTLPNLANALQTSRPLPSRSGLRCASPDKSPYAGGLPRSQEWETAYARMGFDATCVPETLGRYHSGLWVTLAHGSRGLVSAPLIAELLASRICEEPLPLPDTLVDHLNPGRRLIRAIIRREAR, encoded by the coding sequence TTGTCTTCCAATCATTCCCGGGTATCTTTCGCCCTTCAGCCGGCACAGCTTCACTGGCGCGACGATAACGCGCCTGAAGCCATTGATTACGGCGATGTCTACTTCTCGCGAGAAGATGGCCGCCGCGAAACCGAACACGTCTTTATCGCGGGCAATCATCTCATCACGCGCTGGCACGACTGGCCTCACGCCCGCCCCTTTGTCATTGGCGAGACCGGTTTTGGCAGTGGCCTCAACGTGCTGTGTGCCGCCCACGCCTTTCTGGCACACGCCCCCGCCACGGCCCGGTTGCACGTGGTCTCGACCGAGCAGCATCCGTTCACGGCTGAGGACCTGGCCAGGGCGCTGGGCCACCATGAGGATTTTGCCGGTCTGGTAGCCGCCCTGATCGATCAGTGGCCGCCGGCCATGCGTGGCCTTCATCGCCTCGCCCTGCACGAGCGCATCACGCTGGACCTGCATTTCGGGGACGCCGCTGAAAGCCTTGAGCAGCTGGAAGGCCGGGTGGACGCCTGGTTTCTGGACGGGTTTGCGCCATCCAAAAACCCGGCCATGTGGTCGCAGCCACTCTTTGCTGCGCTGGCAGGCGCCAGCCGGGAAGGCACGACGTTTTCAACCTTCACCTGCGCCGGCGTGGTCAAACGTGGGCTGCGCCAGGCCGGCTTCGAGATCAAAAAGGTGCCGGGATTCGGGCGCAAGCGCGAGATGCTCAGTGGCCATATGTCAGACCTGCCACCGGAGCATGAACGTCATTCGAGGCGACGACGCCAGACGCCCTGGGTCATTGATGCCGCACCGCGCCAGACAAGTCAGAACGACCACATTGCCGTGATCGGGGCCGGTATTGCCGGCACCAGCGTGGCTCATGCGCTGGCACGGCGCGGGCGTCGCGTCACGCTGATCGACCCGACCCCGCCGGGCAGTGGCGCCTCGGGCAACCGTCAGGGCGCGCTCTATATTCGCCCGGCCGTCGAGGTCAACGAGCAGAGCCGGTTCTATCTCGCCGCCCTTCAATACGCGCAGCGCTTTTTAAGCCAGGTCGACCCGGCGCAGGCGCTGTGGCATCCGACCGGGGTGCTGCAGCTGGCCACCAGCGATCGTGAAGCCAGCCGCCAGCAGCGCTGCCTGAACCACTGGCAGCTGCCCGAGAGCGTGGTGCGCGGTGTCGATCGCAAGGAGGCAGAAAGGCTTGCCGGGCAAACACTGGCCGAGGACGTGCGCCATGGCCTTTACTACGCAGGGGCAGGCTGGGTGCGCCCGGACCGTCTCTGTGCCCATCTGGCCGAGAAAGACGGCATCACCTGGCACCAGGCAGAACTCGAGGCGCTGACTTCAACGGACACGGGTCATGACCTGACCCTCAGCGATGGCACACGCCTTCACGCCGATCACGTGGTGCTGGCCTGCGCCGACGGCGCCAGCCGACTTTCGCCATCCGGGTTTCTGCCGCTACAGGCCGTGCGTGGCCAGGTCAGCCATTACCAGCTCGATGAGAAGACGCAGGCCCTGTCGCCACGCTGCGTCGTCTGCGCCGGCGGCTATGCCCCGCCAGCATGGGAGGGTGTACAGAGTCTCGGGGCGTCGTTTTCGCCCAATGACCGCGATCTGTCGCTGCGTGACGAGGATGACGCTTTCAATCTCGGGGAGCTGACGCGCACGCTGCCCAACCTTGCCAACGCCCTGCAGACCTCAAGGCCGCTGCCCTCGCGCAGCGGCCTGCGCTGCGCCAGTCCTGACAAGTCACCCTACGCCGGTGGACTACCACGCAGCCAGGAATGGGAGACAGCCTATGCGCGCATGGGATTTGATGCCACATGCGTGCCGGAAACGCTCGGACGCTATCACTCGGGTCTGTGGGTGACGCTGGCCCACGGCTCGCGCGGATTGGTGAGTGCTCCGCTCATTGCCGAGCTTCTGGCCTCACGCATCTGCGAAGAGCCTCTGCCGCTGCCCGACACGCTGGTGGATCATCTCAACCCCGGACGCCGGCTGATTCGTGCCATCATTCGCCGCGAAGCGCGATAA
- a CDS encoding YciI family protein, with product MLYAIIGEDVDESLAARQSVRPEHLARIEVLRDEGRLVLAGPFPAVDGLDPGEAGFTGSLIVAEFDSLEQARAWADDDPYVGAGVYAQVSVRPFKKVLP from the coding sequence ATGCTGTACGCCATCATCGGAGAAGATGTGGATGAAAGCCTTGCGGCGCGACAGAGCGTGCGTCCGGAACATCTGGCCCGTATTGAAGTCCTGCGCGATGAGGGGCGTCTGGTACTGGCCGGCCCGTTTCCTGCCGTGGATGGCCTTGATCCGGGCGAGGCCGGCTTTACCGGCAGCCTGATCGTGGCCGAGTTTGATTCTCTGGAACAGGCCCGTGCCTGGGCCGATGACGATCCCTACGTCGGTGCCGGTGTTTATGCACAGGTCAGCGTTCGTCCATTCAAAAAAGTATTGCCCTGA
- a CDS encoding septation protein A — MKMLIDFLPIAIFVLVYQMTKDIVLATAVLIPATIVQVLFTWWRWRKVEKMHLVTLALVVLLGGATVILGDGDFIKWKPTVVNWLFAVAFLLSPLFGGKSLIQRMMEKNLTLPSPVWMRLNLAWVVFFLAMGAINIAVFMHFSEEVWVNFKLFGMMGLTILFILVQGVYLARHLPDEKKTIHSTGTDSKEK; from the coding sequence ATGAAAATGCTGATCGACTTTCTGCCGATCGCCATCTTCGTTCTGGTCTATCAGATGACCAAGGATATCGTGCTGGCCACCGCCGTGCTGATCCCCGCCACCATCGTACAGGTGCTCTTTACCTGGTGGCGCTGGCGCAAGGTTGAAAAGATGCATCTGGTGACGCTGGCGCTGGTCGTGCTGCTGGGCGGTGCCACGGTCATTCTGGGCGATGGTGACTTCATCAAATGGAAGCCGACCGTGGTCAACTGGCTCTTTGCCGTGGCCTTTCTGCTCTCGCCCCTGTTTGGTGGCAAGTCACTGATCCAGCGAATGATGGAAAAGAACCTGACCCTGCCCTCACCGGTCTGGATGCGTCTGAACCTGGCCTGGGTGGTCTTCTTTCTGGCCATGGGCGCCATCAACATCGCCGTATTCATGCATTTCAGCGAAGAAGTGTGGGTCAACTTCAAGCTCTTTGGCATGATGGGCCTGACGATCCTGTTTATCCTCGTTCAGGGGGTCTATCTGGCCCGCCACCTGCCTGATGAGAAAAAGACGATCCATTCCACCGGCACCGACTCAAAGGAGAAGTAA
- a CDS encoding PHP domain-containing protein, whose translation MNAQDTTSSSPGPGSSVFDPGMTLEQAAHIDLHMHSTASDGRLSPQDVMTLCHQRGLSCAALTDHDTIDGIEAAAHRARALGMTLVPGVELSTRWQGVGIHVVALWHGQAQAPMTALLGRLAHARHERALEIARRLEKVGLDHALERAREQNPDARLLGRPDFARALVDAGLVPDMARAFKRYLGAGKTGDVKVHWPTLEETLESIHKAGGVAIVAHPLRYGLTRRRLGLLLDEFSELGGEGAELISGYQNDDRSRDLASLLAKRRLYASLGSDFHYQGGALAPGTLSAVPRSQLVPIWQHPRLVPAFARP comes from the coding sequence ATGAACGCGCAGGATACTACATCGTCATCCCCTGGCCCCGGGTCGTCTGTCTTTGATCCCGGCATGACGCTCGAGCAGGCCGCTCATATCGATCTGCACATGCACTCCACGGCCTCCGACGGCAGACTCTCGCCGCAGGACGTGATGACACTGTGTCATCAGCGCGGCCTGTCCTGCGCGGCGCTGACCGACCACGATACCATCGATGGCATCGAGGCAGCAGCACACAGGGCCCGGGCGCTGGGGATGACGCTGGTCCCCGGCGTTGAGCTGTCCACTCGCTGGCAGGGGGTGGGCATTCATGTGGTCGCGCTGTGGCATGGGCAGGCCCAGGCGCCGATGACCGCGCTGCTTGGGCGTCTCGCCCACGCACGTCATGAGCGGGCGCTCGAAATCGCCCGACGGCTTGAGAAGGTCGGCCTTGATCATGCGCTCGAACGGGCGCGTGAACAGAACCCTGATGCCCGACTGCTGGGACGTCCCGACTTTGCCCGGGCGCTGGTGGATGCAGGACTGGTGCCGGATATGGCACGGGCCTTCAAGCGCTATCTGGGGGCCGGAAAGACTGGCGATGTGAAGGTGCACTGGCCCACACTGGAAGAGACGCTCGAGAGCATTCACAAGGCCGGTGGCGTGGCGATCGTGGCGCATCCTTTGCGTTACGGTCTGACCCGTCGGCGGCTGGGGCTTTTGCTTGATGAGTTCAGCGAACTCGGGGGCGAGGGCGCCGAGCTGATCAGCGGTTATCAAAACGATGACCGCAGTCGTGACCTGGCCTCGCTTCTGGCCAAACGACGGCTTTATGCCTCGCTGGGCAGTGACTTTCACTATCAGGGCGGGGCGCTGGCCCCGGGCACCCTGAGTGCCGTGCCACGCAGTCAGCTGGTGCCCATCTGGCAGCATCCGCGGCTGGTACCCGCCTTCGCAAGGCCCTGA
- a CDS encoding L-threonylcarbamoyladenylate synthase produces the protein MSQFFSLHPETPQKRLLTQTREILEKGGVIAYPTDSGYALGCLPGNKKGVERIKRLRNLDEKHNFTLMFPDLNEIGTYARMDSPIFRVLKAHTPGAYTFILDATNEVPRLLLHPKRRTIGIRVPDHRITRDILETVGAPLMSVTFIAPDETLPMTDAEDIRDRFGSQLDAIIDGGACPMEPTTVLDMRTLPPEVLRQGRGDVSAFG, from the coding sequence ATGAGCCAGTTCTTTTCCCTGCACCCGGAAACCCCGCAAAAGCGCCTTCTGACCCAGACGCGCGAGATCCTTGAAAAGGGAGGCGTCATTGCCTACCCGACCGACTCCGGCTACGCGCTGGGCTGTCTGCCGGGCAACAAGAAGGGCGTGGAGCGGATCAAGCGTCTGCGTAACCTTGATGAAAAGCACAACTTCACCCTGATGTTTCCCGATCTCAACGAGATCGGCACCTATGCACGCATGGACAGCCCGATCTTTCGAGTGCTCAAGGCGCACACGCCGGGTGCCTATACCTTCATTCTGGATGCCACCAACGAAGTGCCGCGACTGCTGCTGCACCCCAAGCGTCGTACCATCGGCATTCGCGTGCCGGATCACCGGATCACCCGCGACATTCTGGAAACCGTTGGAGCACCGTTGATGAGCGTGACCTTCATCGCGCCGGACGAGACCCTGCCCATGACGGACGCCGAAGACATTCGTGACCGCTTCGGATCGCAGCTTGATGCCATCATCGATGGTGGTGCCTGTCCCATGGAGCCGACCACGGTGCTGGACATGCGAACCCTGCCGCCTGAAGTGCTCCGGCAGGGCCGGGGGGATGTCAGCGCCTTTGGCTGA
- a CDS encoding ion transporter, translated as MSSQPQKHKLTLRERIFQIIFESDTPSAKAFDIALIIMIVMSVVIIMLDSVVSLKARYGEAFLIAEWCFTGIFTVEYLLRLYCLDRPWRYARSTYGIIDLLSILPSWLSLLIPGSQAMLVIRVLRVMRLFRVLRLMEFVGEGHLLLEALERSRQKILMFLMTVISLVIVFGALVYLIEPVEAGFTSIPKSIYWAVVTLTTVGYGDISPITPLGQFISAMMMILGYSILAVPTGVFSAEVMRSIQRNHYSDEACPGCGHEGHERDARYCRLCGSWLDEEADDPRRKEIDDEIEELQKEREALDEEAKRLEQERDGNPPSHDGCDDSEPTDDSPKPR; from the coding sequence GTGAGCAGCCAACCCCAAAAACACAAACTAACGCTTCGCGAGCGTATCTTTCAGATCATTTTTGAATCGGATACGCCCTCCGCCAAGGCCTTCGATATTGCGCTGATCATCATGATCGTGATGAGCGTTGTGATCATCATGCTCGACAGTGTCGTCAGTCTTAAGGCCCGCTATGGCGAGGCTTTTCTGATCGCCGAATGGTGCTTTACAGGCATTTTCACGGTCGAGTACCTGCTGCGCCTTTACTGTCTGGACCGCCCCTGGCGCTACGCCCGCAGCACCTATGGCATCATCGACCTGCTGAGTATCCTGCCGTCCTGGCTGAGCCTTTTGATCCCCGGCTCTCAGGCCATGCTGGTCATCCGGGTACTGCGTGTCATGCGTCTTTTCAGGGTGCTGCGCCTGATGGAGTTTGTCGGCGAGGGCCATCTTCTGCTTGAGGCGCTGGAGCGCAGCAGACAAAAGATATTGATGTTTTTGATGACGGTCATCTCACTGGTGATCGTCTTCGGGGCGCTGGTCTATCTGATCGAGCCGGTCGAGGCCGGTTTTACCAGCATTCCCAAGTCCATCTACTGGGCGGTGGTGACGCTGACCACGGTCGGCTACGGCGACATTTCCCCCATCACGCCGCTGGGACAGTTCATCTCGGCGATGATGATGATTCTGGGTTATTCGATTCTGGCCGTCCCGACCGGCGTTTTCTCCGCCGAGGTCATGCGCTCGATTCAACGAAATCATTACTCCGATGAAGCCTGCCCCGGCTGCGGCCATGAGGGTCATGAGCGCGACGCCAGGTACTGTCGGCTTTGCGGCTCCTGGCTTGATGAGGAGGCCGATGACCCCAGGCGCAAGGAAATTGACGATGAAATCGAGGAACTGCAAAAGGAACGCGAAGCCCTCGATGAGGAGGCCAAACGACTGGAGCAGGAGCGAGATGGCAACCCGCCCTCCCACGATGGCTGCGATGACTCGGAACCCACTGATGACTCACCGAAGCCGCGCTAA
- a CDS encoding EAL domain-containing protein produces MRRTVQALCHDIRYLADELAAEVTTPDDKRLAHLSSCCDNLVELLKPPVTLETVHSIPDDIRLSRYERMLLCEHDVIWHWQAESDALTLSSRWKTLYHDDADPSSLTQWCQMLHPEDRERVRQHCQQAVTTSALSRIECRLLDGRGQWRFVRLRTVGHEEKAAPGLTGVLSDITHERYRDSVTGLGNSDLLDQILQDALGKSPGACHALVKITMVNATLLSESEHFHNTRELEVRIATLLGELLPASQLIALPGFSYALVTDFQSQQALARFLEPLQQMLGMPLETPTGRVWLSYVVGVVPFESGHHDSIESLRKQARLTINNASSAGVGGIHYYNDELQARATRASRGEQLIRAALACDGVLCFLQPIVSVREGGRVIAFEALMRLRDGDDIAMPGAFIEAAESTGLIHQLSQHLVDKALRILVDPAFTKRFGRDFVININLSRHQLKDAMLVDDMMRLIEKHGADPRRVNLEITESAVLAEPAIALRNLIRLREHGISIALDDFGSGYSSLSQLCELPLDCIKIDRRFVMDLEREPRKRHVMTSVIDLCRRLDFRVVVEGVEESATLKTVCDMGAEQIQGFIYARPMPSQDVLGQLDATLLPVSLHPTSVKAM; encoded by the coding sequence ATGCGTCGTACGGTGCAGGCATTATGTCATGACATTCGCTATCTGGCCGATGAGCTTGCGGCAGAGGTGACAACGCCCGATGACAAACGGCTTGCCCATCTGTCGAGCTGCTGCGATAACCTGGTCGAATTGCTCAAGCCTCCCGTGACGCTCGAGACTGTCCACTCGATACCGGATGATATTCGGCTGTCTCGTTATGAACGCATGCTGCTGTGTGAGCATGACGTGATCTGGCACTGGCAGGCAGAAAGCGATGCGTTGACGCTGTCCTCGCGCTGGAAAACGCTCTATCACGATGATGCAGACCCTTCCTCGCTGACGCAGTGGTGTCAAATGCTGCACCCGGAAGACCGCGAAAGAGTGCGCCAGCACTGTCAGCAGGCGGTCACTACGAGCGCTCTTTCACGCATCGAATGTCGTCTGCTTGATGGCCGGGGGCAGTGGCGTTTTGTACGCCTGCGTACGGTGGGTCACGAGGAGAAGGCAGCGCCCGGGCTGACCGGCGTGCTCAGTGACATTACCCACGAGCGCTATCGTGATTCGGTCACCGGTCTTGGCAACTCTGATCTGCTCGACCAGATTCTTCAGGATGCGCTTGGGAAATCTCCGGGCGCCTGTCATGCGCTGGTCAAGATCACCATGGTCAATGCCACGCTTTTGAGCGAGTCCGAGCATTTCCACAATACCCGTGAGCTCGAAGTTCGTATCGCCACATTGCTCGGTGAGCTGCTGCCGGCAAGCCAGTTGATTGCACTGCCCGGTTTCAGCTATGCGCTGGTCACCGACTTTCAGAGTCAGCAGGCCCTGGCGCGTTTTCTCGAACCGCTTCAGCAGATGCTGGGCATGCCACTGGAAACGCCGACAGGTCGTGTCTGGCTGTCGTATGTGGTGGGCGTGGTGCCCTTTGAATCCGGCCATCATGACAGTATCGAATCATTGAGAAAGCAGGCACGCCTGACCATCAATAATGCCTCGAGCGCAGGCGTCGGTGGCATTCATTACTACAACGACGAGCTTCAGGCCCGGGCCACAAGGGCCAGCCGCGGTGAGCAGCTGATCCGCGCGGCGCTGGCCTGTGATGGCGTGCTCTGTTTTCTGCAACCCATTGTCAGCGTCAGGGAAGGAGGGCGAGTGATCGCCTTTGAAGCCCTGATGCGTCTGCGTGACGGTGACGACATTGCCATGCCGGGTGCCTTCATCGAGGCGGCCGAGTCCACCGGGTTGATCCATCAGCTCAGTCAGCATCTGGTCGACAAGGCACTGCGTATTCTGGTGGACCCGGCCTTTACCAAACGTTTTGGCCGTGACTTTGTCATCAACATCAATCTGTCCCGTCACCAGCTCAAGGATGCGATGCTGGTCGATGACATGATGCGCCTGATCGAGAAACACGGCGCCGACCCGCGGCGGGTCAATCTGGAAATTACCGAATCGGCTGTACTGGCAGAACCTGCGATTGCGCTGCGCAATCTGATTCGACTGCGTGAGCACGGCATTTCGATTGCTCTGGATGATTTTGGCAGCGGCTACTCTTCGCTGTCGCAGCTTTGCGAGCTGCCGCTGGACTGCATCAAGATCGATCGTCGCTTTGTCATGGATCTGGAGCGCGAGCCGCGCAAGCGTCACGTCATGACCTCGGTCATCGACCTGTGTCGTCGTCTCGATTTCCGTGTGGTCGTAGAGGGGGTCGAGGAGAGTGCCACGCTTAAAACGGTCTGCGACATGGGGGCCGAGCAGATTCAGGGGTTTATCTATGCCCGGCCCATGCCATCCCAGGATGTGCTGGGACAGCTTGATGCCACGCTGCTGCCGGTATCGCTACACCCGACATCGGTCAAGGCCATGTGA
- a CDS encoding inorganic triphosphatase yields the protein MNPSTQGDDTDTKSLETPQEVELKLALSQKSVEALKSHHLLTQAACETHRLANVYYDTPERALEQYRVALRLRGDGARFVQTVKTAGHGHGGLHTRGEWETPRDQESLDTNWLAGLGVTPFEQDAVREHLAPVYRTDFQRTQWLLEHDGSHIELALDIGEIVVGERRVEIHEVELELKGGREDALWSLAEKLAEHCALRPANASKAARAVALREQHWQLPPCAQDMPEQCLERAILGLDAFQDSRQQTYLYAARQALLNLVRHDDPNVATLAGRLAESLSRTEWLDCRFGQQWLLLMQRLYRQ from the coding sequence ATGAATCCGAGCACGCAAGGCGACGATACGGACACAAAATCCCTTGAGACCCCGCAGGAGGTAGAGCTCAAGCTGGCCCTGAGCCAGAAAAGCGTCGAAGCACTCAAGTCACATCATCTTCTAACGCAGGCGGCCTGCGAAACGCACCGTCTGGCCAATGTCTATTACGACACCCCCGAGCGCGCGCTCGAGCAGTATCGCGTGGCCCTGCGCCTGCGCGGCGACGGCGCGCGCTTTGTGCAAACGGTCAAGACAGCCGGTCACGGCCACGGCGGATTGCATACCCGTGGCGAGTGGGAGACCCCGCGTGATCAGGAAAGTCTGGATACGAACTGGCTGGCTGGACTGGGGGTCACCCCGTTTGAACAGGACGCTGTTCGAGAGCATCTGGCGCCGGTCTACCGCACGGACTTTCAACGCACACAATGGCTACTCGAACATGACGGCAGCCATATCGAGCTGGCGCTGGACATCGGTGAGATTGTTGTCGGCGAGCGTCGGGTTGAAATCCATGAAGTCGAACTGGAGCTCAAGGGCGGCCGGGAAGACGCACTCTGGTCGCTGGCCGAGAAGCTGGCCGAACATTGCGCCCTGCGTCCGGCGAACGCCAGCAAGGCCGCAAGGGCCGTTGCGCTGCGCGAACAGCACTGGCAGCTGCCGCCCTGTGCACAGGACATGCCGGAACAGTGCCTTGAGCGCGCCATTCTGGGGCTGGATGCCTTTCAGGACAGCCGACAGCAGACATATTTATACGCTGCACGCCAGGCCCTGCTTAATCTGGTCCGTCATGACGATCCCAACGTGGCTACCCTCGCTGGGCGACTGGCCGAGTCGCTGTCCCGCACCGAGTGGCTCGACTGTCGCTTCGGCCAGCAGTGGCTGTTGTTGATGCAGCGACTGTACCGTCAGTAG